Below is a genomic region from Clostridiaceae bacterium.
GGTGTAAGTCTGATATCTGCATTGTCCTGTCTTAACAAAAGACGGTACTCAGATCTCGAAGTCATTATCCTGTAAGGTTCATTTGGACCTTTAGTAACAAGATCATCTATCAATACTCCTATATATGCCTCGGATCTGTCCAGTATTATAGGTTCCTCTCCACGCACTTTTCTGGCTGCATTAATTCCGGCTATTAATCCCTGGGCTGCAGCTTCTTCATATCCGGAACTTCCGTTAATCTGTCCTGCACTAAAAAGGCCCTTAATGCTTTTTAGTTCCAGAGATAAACTAAGCTGGGTTGGGTTTATGCAATCATATTCAATTGCATAAGCATTCCTCATTATCGAAACATTTTCCAAACCAGGTATTGTCCTTAACATCTCCAATTGAACATCTTCCGGGAGGCTTGTAGATAAACCCTGAAGATACATTTCTTCTGTATCTAATCCCATAGGTTCAATAAATACCTGATGCCTTTCCTTGTCTGCGAACCTGACTACTTTGTCTTCAATAGAGGGACAATAGCGGGGTCCTATTCCTTCTATCATTCCACTGTACAAAGGAGCCCTATGCAAGTTCTCCGTTATAATTCTGTGAGTATCTTTATTGGTATAAGTCAACCAGCATGAAATCTGTTCTTTTTCTATTTGCTCTGTCTCAAATGAAAAAGGTACAATTACCGGATCTCCTGGTTGCTCTATGGTTTTTGAAAAATCAATACTTCTCCGGTTAACCCTGGCAGGTGTCCCGGTTTTAAACCTAAAAATCTCTACACCTAGCTTCTTTAAACAATCTGAAAGTTTATTCGCAGGTAATTGTCCGTCCGGTCCACCGCTATAACTTGTATCACCAATGATTATCTTACCTTTGAGGTATGTACCGGTACATAATATTATTGTTCTACAGGTATAAATTGCACCTGTGTTCGTTTTAACACCGACCGCAGTTTTTATGCCATCCTGTTCTTCTATGATAATATCAACTATTTCTGCCTGTTTTATATCAAGATTCTCCTGTTTCTCAAGAGTATGCTTCATTTCTATCTGATATTTTCTTCTATCAACCTGAGCCCGCAAAGAATAAACAGCAGGTCCCTTTGAAGAATTAAGAATTTTTGATTGAATAAAAGTCTTATCCGCAATTTTACCCATCTCGCCTCCAAGAGCATCTATTTCTCTTACGAGATGACCTTTCCCTGTTCCCCCTATATTTGGATTGCAAGGCATATTTGCTATATTATCCAGATTAGTAGAAAATATTACTGTCCTGCAACCTAACCTGGCACCGGCCAGTGCGGCTTCACATCCCGCATGGCCTGCACCTACAACAACTATATCATAATTTCCAGCATGAAATTCTGCCATTATATCAACAACCCTTTCCTGCTATTTACCCAAACAAAACCTGCTAAAAATCTCATGTAACACATCCTCACTTACAGTCTCTCCT
It encodes:
- the mnmG gene encoding tRNA uridine-5-carboxymethylaminomethyl(34) synthesis enzyme MnmG, yielding MAEFHAGNYDIVVVGAGHAGCEAALAGARLGCRTVIFSTNLDNIANMPCNPNIGGTGKGHLVREIDALGGEMGKIADKTFIQSKILNSSKGPAVYSLRAQVDRRKYQIEMKHTLEKQENLDIKQAEIVDIIIEEQDGIKTAVGVKTNTGAIYTCRTIILCTGTYLKGKIIIGDTSYSGGPDGQLPANKLSDCLKKLGVEIFRFKTGTPARVNRRSIDFSKTIEQPGDPVIVPFSFETEQIEKEQISCWLTYTNKDTHRIITENLHRAPLYSGMIEGIGPRYCPSIEDKVVRFADKERHQVFIEPMGLDTEEMYLQGLSTSLPEDVQLEMLRTIPGLENVSIMRNAYAIEYDCINPTQLSLSLELKSIKGLFSAGQINGSSGYEEAAAQGLIAGINAARKVRGEEPIILDRSEAYIGVLIDDLVTKGPNEPYRIMTSRSEYRLLLRQDNADIRLTPIGYKIGLISEERYKKFLEKKNQIEKEIERINKIVVAPTEKVNNLLKKRNSTPIKSGIRMSELLRRPEISYEDLAEIDENRPDLDFAVKEQVEISIKYEGYIKRQLMQVEQFKKLEMKQLPADIDYNEIKGISTEARQKLNKVKPSSIGQASRIPGVSPADISVLLIYLEQLKRER